The Fimbriimonas ginsengisoli Gsoil 348 genome window below encodes:
- a CDS encoding L,D-transpeptidase: MVVPSFLLTLSATVFTCLTHAAPLATIDAITFADQPNRLYLPMRDVSHMLRWQIGRNAAGLTLHGHSVPMSTLRSTQMGARLIAVSWLSKAGAIVNSNSKTGLTTVKDAKRVGRAFYVRRGMKRVFVNKKTQMMVAFQGRRTVFRSKVSTGREGKNTPSGIFRADGQKEKVHLSHLYANVPLPWAVHIVGNIFIHGYGASAGHSSHGCIRLPMSGGNPARWFYYWVERGTPVTILGKWPAGARR, encoded by the coding sequence ATGGTCGTGCCCTCCTTTTTACTGACGCTTAGCGCCACTGTATTCACCTGTTTGACCCACGCCGCCCCGCTTGCAACCATTGACGCGATTACCTTCGCCGACCAACCCAACCGCCTTTATTTGCCGATGCGCGACGTCTCTCACATGCTGCGCTGGCAGATCGGCCGCAATGCCGCCGGACTTACCTTGCACGGCCATTCCGTGCCCATGAGCACGTTGCGTTCTACTCAAATGGGAGCGCGGCTCATCGCAGTTTCATGGCTAAGCAAAGCAGGGGCGATTGTCAACTCGAATTCAAAGACTGGCCTTACGACCGTAAAAGATGCAAAACGAGTGGGCCGCGCCTTTTACGTGCGTCGGGGCATGAAGCGGGTGTTCGTCAATAAGAAGACTCAGATGATGGTCGCCTTCCAGGGCCGCCGAACGGTCTTTCGAAGCAAAGTCAGTACCGGCCGCGAAGGCAAGAACACCCCTTCCGGGATCTTCCGCGCGGATGGACAAAAGGAGAAGGTGCACCTCTCTCACCTGTACGCCAACGTTCCCCTACCGTGGGCGGTGCACATCGTCGGCAACATCTTCATCCACGGCTACGGAGCGTCGGCCGGCCACTCCTCGCACGGCTGTATCCGCCTCCCGATGTCGGGAGGCAATCCAGCCCGTTGGTTCTACTACTGGGTCGAACGAGGCACCCCGGTGACGATTCTTGGTAAGTGGCCGGCGGGGGCGAGGCGTTAA
- a CDS encoding MFS transporter — MSNVAGRRTVLDMNGYQWTVLLAAWLGWGFDVFDGLLFNYVAPNCVPTLLGITLGTPAAKSATLTWTGILTSLLLVGWGVGGIVFGRVCDRIGRTKTLLITMLLYAVGTALCAVAPNIWMLMLFRIVASLGIGGEWAAGAAMVAEVVPEKRRVEAGALLYTSGPVGLFLATYITFQIQGVFFKSDPHMAWRYVFLAGLIPAAVALVVRVFVKEPERWQALGEAARPRIAELFTPAYRRITLGGLAMAMVALISWWSVNAFIPVVATGLAANFAGHEHMAADAARQLGEEWKKFATNCFNLGGLLGTLITIPIAKFYGRKTMFRFYFFLAALSILGTFGLDLAPHDRLWGYFFIGLSVFGVFGSFTFYLPELFPTRLRGTGSGFCYNSGRFVAALGPFLVGSIAASGANADEMAIRVLFWVGVIPLLGLFLVPWITETKGQSLVDV, encoded by the coding sequence ATGAGCAACGTGGCTGGCCGGCGGACCGTTCTGGATATGAACGGGTACCAGTGGACCGTTCTTCTGGCGGCATGGCTGGGGTGGGGGTTCGATGTATTCGACGGGTTGCTCTTTAATTACGTCGCCCCGAACTGCGTGCCGACCCTTCTCGGCATCACGCTCGGGACGCCGGCGGCCAAGTCGGCCACGTTGACTTGGACCGGCATCCTCACCTCGCTTCTCCTCGTCGGGTGGGGAGTCGGCGGAATCGTCTTCGGGAGAGTGTGCGACCGGATCGGCCGTACCAAGACGCTGCTAATCACCATGCTTCTGTACGCGGTGGGCACCGCGCTTTGCGCGGTGGCGCCGAACATCTGGATGCTGATGCTGTTCAGGATCGTCGCAAGCCTTGGCATCGGAGGCGAGTGGGCGGCCGGAGCCGCGATGGTCGCCGAGGTGGTGCCCGAGAAGCGCCGGGTCGAGGCTGGCGCCTTGCTTTACACCTCCGGGCCGGTAGGGTTGTTTCTGGCTACTTACATCACCTTCCAAATCCAGGGAGTCTTTTTCAAGAGCGATCCTCACATGGCCTGGCGGTACGTCTTCCTGGCGGGCCTTATTCCCGCCGCGGTGGCGCTTGTCGTGCGGGTTTTTGTGAAGGAGCCGGAACGGTGGCAGGCGCTGGGAGAGGCGGCGCGCCCCCGAATCGCGGAGCTGTTCACTCCGGCTTACCGGCGGATTACATTGGGCGGACTGGCCATGGCGATGGTCGCTCTCATCTCCTGGTGGAGCGTCAACGCCTTCATTCCGGTCGTCGCGACCGGCCTTGCCGCGAACTTCGCCGGACATGAGCATATGGCGGCCGATGCGGCAAGACAACTCGGCGAGGAATGGAAGAAGTTTGCCACCAACTGCTTCAACCTCGGCGGGCTCTTGGGGACGCTCATCACGATTCCCATCGCCAAGTTTTATGGCCGGAAGACGATGTTCCGGTTTTACTTCTTCCTCGCCGCGTTGTCGATCTTGGGCACGTTTGGCTTAGACCTTGCTCCGCACGACCGGCTTTGGGGTTACTTCTTCATTGGCTTGTCGGTTTTCGGCGTTTTCGGCAGCTTCACCTTTTACCTCCCGGAGCTCTTTCCGACCCGTCTTCGGGGAACGGGCTCGGGGTTCTGTTACAACTCCGGGCGATTCGTGGCCGCGCTTGGCCCGTTCCTCGTCGGCAGCATCGCGGCGAGTGGCGCCAATGCCGACGAGATGGCGATCCGGGTGCTCTTTTGGGTCGGCGTGATCCCGTTGCTTGGGCTGTTCCTTGTTCCCTGGATTACGGAGACCAAGGGTCAATCGCTCGTCGACGTTTGA
- a CDS encoding YARHG domain-containing protein translates to MAATVQRKYTKHPLLASLFLFVVPCAFAQDPYPALHRLESFDFKNRLLTKADLDRLNKEDNPMGDDEVASIVLLRGVVFGKHGRIFHEPKIQDFLKKRPWYRPDPKFSNAELNDTERKNIDLIREAESHNHWRIQPGDLRFWQTKRFDKKLSADQGYSIADLRIMQAEIEAIHGRTFPGEPLLQKYFDERYWYKPDPSYRASSLSKIERENLAALKTVEQKIRGTTFVPADVMTYADKPIPEKALHNLSLYELRVTRNAIYAMRGRRFKTPWLREYFANVEWYSPLPEGQNEKLTATDSENLKTIVKLEQRLHDDLTQKPIPHQRLTGLFVEDLRKLANEIPARHGKVFADRALRNYFSSLPWYKPNPRFTLKSLSKQEKENYEFLLLAAKNTTKQFAMEEG, encoded by the coding sequence GTGGCAGCCACGGTGCAGAGGAAATATACGAAACACCCCCTTCTGGCGAGCCTCTTCTTGTTCGTCGTCCCTTGTGCGTTTGCCCAAGATCCCTACCCGGCTTTACACCGCCTCGAGTCGTTCGACTTCAAAAACCGGCTACTGACGAAGGCCGACCTCGACCGCCTCAACAAAGAAGACAACCCGATGGGCGACGACGAGGTGGCCTCGATCGTCTTGCTGCGCGGTGTCGTTTTCGGCAAACACGGGCGGATCTTCCACGAGCCGAAGATCCAGGATTTCCTTAAGAAGCGTCCCTGGTATCGCCCGGACCCAAAATTCAGCAACGCCGAGCTGAACGACACCGAGCGAAAGAACATCGACCTCATCCGGGAAGCGGAATCCCATAACCACTGGCGGATCCAACCCGGCGACCTCCGGTTTTGGCAGACCAAGCGCTTCGACAAGAAGCTTTCCGCCGACCAGGGCTACAGCATCGCGGACCTCCGCATCATGCAAGCCGAAATCGAAGCGATCCACGGCCGAACTTTTCCCGGCGAGCCGCTGCTTCAGAAGTATTTCGACGAGCGATATTGGTACAAGCCAGACCCGAGCTATCGCGCATCGAGCTTGTCGAAGATCGAGCGAGAGAATCTCGCCGCCCTAAAGACGGTTGAACAGAAGATCAGAGGAACGACGTTCGTTCCGGCCGACGTCATGACGTACGCCGACAAGCCGATTCCGGAGAAAGCGCTCCATAACCTTTCGCTCTATGAGTTGCGGGTCACCCGAAACGCGATCTACGCCATGCGCGGCCGTCGCTTTAAGACTCCCTGGCTCCGCGAATACTTCGCGAACGTTGAGTGGTATTCCCCGCTCCCCGAAGGGCAGAACGAAAAGCTAACCGCCACCGATTCGGAGAACCTCAAAACCATCGTCAAGCTCGAACAGCGTCTCCATGACGATTTGACTCAGAAGCCGATTCCCCATCAACGCCTGACTGGCCTGTTCGTCGAGGACCTTCGCAAGCTCGCCAACGAGATCCCCGCCCGCCACGGCAAAGTCTTCGCCGACCGAGCCCTGCGGAACTACTTCTCGTCGCTACCCTGGTACAAACCGAACCCAAGGTTCACGCTCAAGTCGCTCTCCAAGCAGGAGAAAGAGAACTACGAGTTCCTTCTTCTGGCGGCGAAGAACACGACAAAGCAGTTCGCCATGGAAGAGGGGTGA
- a CDS encoding prepilin-type N-terminal cleavage/methylation domain-containing protein, with protein sequence MTRSRRAFTLIELLVVIAIIAILAAILFPVFAQAKAAAKKTQSTSNLKQTGLAWLMYNSDYDDTLMRIRLPGADADHAVYFWGEWNNATQTLDPKKGFLFPYTRSKGVGSDPTMPEGFRAALGENGYGYNYVYLSPSNYDSSYNEIPVPVNYGQIGASADTVAFATSARMSFLTPHHPEANGYLEPPSSEYPTFQGRHAGQGLVLWCDGHVKTRRPVLRVGVFGYGGAYNAGEFTPISLGEIDGDGDLHTDDLFDLE encoded by the coding sequence ATGACCCGCTCTCGCAGAGCATTCACACTTATCGAGCTACTCGTCGTCATCGCGATCATCGCGATTTTGGCGGCGATCCTTTTCCCCGTCTTCGCCCAGGCCAAAGCCGCCGCGAAGAAGACGCAATCGACCTCGAACCTCAAGCAGACCGGTCTCGCTTGGCTGATGTACAACTCGGACTACGACGACACGCTTATGCGGATTCGTCTACCGGGGGCCGATGCGGATCACGCCGTCTATTTTTGGGGAGAGTGGAATAACGCGACCCAAACCCTTGATCCCAAGAAGGGCTTCTTGTTCCCGTACACCAGGAGCAAGGGGGTCGGCAGCGATCCCACGATGCCGGAGGGCTTTCGAGCCGCCCTCGGCGAAAACGGATACGGCTACAACTACGTGTATCTGTCGCCGTCGAACTACGATTCCAGCTACAACGAGATCCCGGTTCCGGTGAACTACGGCCAGATCGGCGCGTCGGCCGACACGGTGGCGTTTGCCACATCCGCCCGAATGAGCTTCTTGACGCCGCACCACCCTGAGGCGAACGGCTACCTGGAGCCTCCGAGCAGCGAGTATCCGACATTCCAGGGCCGCCATGCGGGCCAGGGGCTGGTTCTATGGTGCGACGGCCATGTGAAGACGCGCCGACCGGTTCTCCGCGTCGGCGTCTTCGGATACGGCGGGGCTTACAACGCCGGCGAGTTCACCCCGATCTCGCTAGGCGAGATCGACGGTGACGGGGATCTCCATACGGACGATTTATTCGACTTGGAGTAG